A section of the Amblyomma americanum isolate KBUSLIRL-KWMA chromosome 2, ASM5285725v1, whole genome shotgun sequence genome encodes:
- the LOC144118881 gene encoding uncharacterized protein LOC144118881, whose product MLDIFRKGIDSPQAYEMMQKKMSDLRINIGGIEKTCSSNSECASLYKYVPVMQEPDKYSLITIALTMVSHVELKLTKEQPGWRDVSFTIRGSLAYDTNNLYFPVHLVNSAFVGEESFMHIGTFGKAVLESLLPAFLHEGLAFYRRGGFGSQMDEATQSRWNLLAECIARGFRGFQRSPNVTDPWPNRRPLMQVLLLETAYKVYHRLLSRLKGRNKTSEKMLRLSDSVFIEPDQLFFVLYGWSLCQGDSVGDRSISREHPARWSIQDLLENNRAFQSAFRCPVIGNSTACLASIF is encoded by the exons ATGCTGGACATCTTCCGTAAGGGGATTGATTCCCCTCAAGCGTACGAGATGATGCAGAAAAAG ATGTCCGACCTCCGTATTAACATCGGTGGAATCGAAAAGACCTGTTCGAGTAATTCAGAATGCGCCAGTTTGTATAAATAC GTTCCCGTCATGCAAGAGCCTGACAAATACAGTTTAATCACGATTGCTCTCACAATGGTGTCGCATGTCGAGCTTAAGCTTACGAAGGAGCAGCCAGG ATGGAGAGATGTTAGTTTCACTATTAGAGGTTCCTTGGCGTACGACACAAATAATTTGT ACTTTCCTGTACATCTTGTTAACTCTGCATTCGTTGGTGAAGAAAG CTTCATGCACATCGGCACGTTCGGAAAAGCAGTTCTTGAAAGCCTCCTGCCTGCGTTTCTTCATGAAG GTCTGGCCTTTTACCGGAGAGGCGGCTTCGGCTCCCAAATGGACGAGGCGACGCAGTCTCGGTGGAACCTGCTGGCCGAGTGCATCGCACGCGGGTTCCGGGGCTTCCAGCGTTCGCCCAACGTG ACCGACCCTTGGCCGAACAGGCGCCCTTTGATGCAAGTTCTTCTTCTGGAGACCGCGTACAAG GTTTACCACCGACTCCTGAGCAGGCTCAAAGGACGGAACAAGACGTCAGAGAAAATGCTGCGCCTCAGTGATTCTGTTTTCATCGAACCGGACCAACTCTTCTTCGTCCTTTACGGATGG AGCCTGTGCCAAGGCGACAGTGTTGGTGACAGGAGCATTTCTCGTGAACACCCGGCTCGATGGAG TATCCAAGACCTTCTGGAAAATAACCGCGCTTTTCAAAGCGCCTTCCGCTGCCCTGTCATTGGGAACTCCACCGCATGCCTTGCAAGCATTTTCTGA